One window of the Alphaproteobacteria bacterium genome contains the following:
- a CDS encoding acyl-CoA dehydrogenase family protein, with the protein MSVAEQLDQDGLTKEEESQIFDTIDKWLERDVRPVVKKFDHADEYPYEIVEQMKEMGLFGAIIEQRYGGLGMSASTYAKVVIRITEVWMALTGIFNSHLIMATLVQRFGTEEQKQKFLPRFATGELRGGLGLTEPNAGTDLQSIRTRADKDGDWYTINGSKTWITNGIEGTCYALLTKTDTQAKPAHKGMSFFIVEKGDGFTVSRRLEKLGYKSIDSAELVFDNFKVPAANLVGGVEGQGFYQAAGGLEIGRINVAARGVGLASAALKDATRYSQERQTFGKPICQHQAIQLKLGDMATKVEAARLLVENAAQAYDRGERCDMEAGMAKYFASETAVEVSLEAMRIHGGYGYSKEFDIERYYRDAPLMTIGEGTNEMQRIIIAKQLIARNPA; encoded by the coding sequence ATGAGCGTCGCCGAGCAACTCGACCAAGACGGCCTGACTAAGGAAGAAGAGAGCCAGATCTTCGACACGATCGACAAATGGCTCGAGCGCGATGTCCGGCCGGTCGTGAAGAAATTCGACCATGCCGACGAGTATCCCTACGAGATCGTCGAGCAGATGAAGGAAATGGGTCTCTTCGGAGCGATTATCGAGCAGAGATACGGCGGCCTCGGCATGTCTGCATCGACCTACGCCAAGGTCGTGATTCGGATTACCGAAGTGTGGATGGCGCTTACCGGCATCTTCAACTCGCATCTCATCATGGCGACACTGGTCCAACGCTTCGGTACCGAAGAGCAAAAGCAAAAGTTCTTACCGCGGTTTGCCACAGGCGAGTTGCGCGGCGGTCTCGGTTTGACCGAGCCCAATGCCGGCACCGACCTGCAAAGCATCCGCACCCGCGCCGACAAGGACGGCGATTGGTACACCATCAATGGGTCCAAAACCTGGATCACCAATGGGATCGAGGGTACGTGCTACGCGTTGCTCACGAAGACCGACACCCAGGCCAAGCCGGCGCACAAGGGCATGAGCTTCTTCATCGTTGAAAAGGGCGATGGGTTTACGGTCTCTAGGCGCTTGGAAAAACTCGGCTACAAGTCGATCGATTCGGCCGAACTCGTATTCGACAACTTCAAGGTGCCTGCAGCGAACCTGGTGGGCGGTGTCGAAGGGCAGGGTTTCTACCAGGCCGCCGGCGGTCTTGAAATCGGTCGCATTAACGTTGCGGCACGCGGCGTCGGACTTGCGAGCGCGGCCCTCAAGGACGCTACCCGCTATTCGCAAGAACGTCAGACCTTCGGCAAGCCGATCTGCCAGCACCAGGCGATCCAGCTCAAACTGGGCGACATGGCGACCAAGGTCGAGGCTGCGCGCTTATTGGTCGAGAACGCCGCGCAGGCCTACGACCGAGGCGAGCGGTGCGACATGGAAGCCGGGATGGCAAAGTACTTTGCTTCGGAAACGGCCGTCGAGGTGTCGCTCGAAGCCATGCGCATTCACGGTGGCTATGGGTATTCCAAGGAGTTCGACATCGAGCGCTACTATCGTGACGCCCCGCTGATGACCATCGGCGAAGGCACCAACGAAATGCAGCGCATCATTATCGCGAAACAACTGATCGCGCGGAACCCGGCCTAG
- a CDS encoding CoA transferase encodes MSRPLEGVRIVTVEHYGAGPFGTGHLAALGADIIKIENPHVGGDSSRSVTPHLLGEHDSQFFQTLNQSKRSLTLDLKQPEGQEVLRRLAKKADGVMNNLRGDQPAKLKITHQDLKAVNPAIVCAHLSAYGREGSRATWPGYDYLMQAETGFMTITGEPDGPPTRMGLSIVDWMTGTTTVLALISAILKARATGEGCDIDCTLFDTALYQTTYPATWYLNEKEITPRLPRSAHPSLVPSQLYTAKDGWIFLMGLTPKFWKIICEKTGRMDLFDHPDFIDFPARKKNATKLNPILDSVFAEKSVEAWVDIFAGFVPIGPVYDLADALETDFVKEREMIHTYDHPQKGKFRVVANPIKIDGQRLPTTYAPDLGENTDEILRDIGYADGDIAALRNKGIV; translated from the coding sequence ATGAGTCGTCCTCTTGAAGGGGTGCGGATTGTCACGGTCGAGCACTACGGTGCCGGGCCGTTCGGCACCGGCCATCTTGCCGCGCTCGGCGCCGACATTATTAAGATCGAGAACCCCCACGTTGGCGGCGATTCTTCGCGCTCGGTGACGCCCCACCTCCTAGGAGAACATGACAGCCAGTTTTTCCAAACGCTGAATCAGAGCAAGCGGAGCCTTACGCTCGATCTCAAGCAACCCGAGGGTCAGGAAGTTCTGCGGCGGCTCGCCAAGAAAGCCGACGGCGTTATGAACAACCTGCGCGGCGATCAGCCGGCCAAACTCAAAATCACTCACCAAGACCTGAAAGCGGTGAACCCGGCGATCGTTTGCGCCCATTTGTCGGCCTATGGCCGCGAGGGTTCGCGGGCGACCTGGCCCGGCTACGACTATTTGATGCAGGCAGAGACCGGGTTCATGACGATCACCGGCGAGCCCGATGGACCGCCAACCCGCATGGGGCTCTCGATCGTCGACTGGATGACCGGTACGACCACCGTCCTGGCGTTGATCTCGGCGATTCTCAAGGCGCGCGCGACAGGCGAAGGGTGCGACATCGATTGCACCTTGTTCGACACCGCGCTCTATCAGACCACGTATCCTGCGACCTGGTATCTCAACGAAAAGGAAATCACGCCGCGCTTGCCGCGATCGGCGCATCCCTCCCTGGTCCCAAGCCAACTCTATACGGCGAAGGACGGTTGGATCTTCCTTATGGGCCTGACCCCGAAATTCTGGAAGATCATCTGTGAGAAGACCGGTCGGATGGACCTGTTCGATCACCCCGACTTCATCGATTTTCCGGCTCGCAAGAAGAACGCCACAAAACTCAATCCGATCCTTGATTCGGTTTTTGCGGAAAAGAGTGTCGAAGCATGGGTCGATATCTTTGCCGGATTCGTGCCGATTGGCCCGGTTTACGATTTGGCCGACGCACTTGAGACCGACTTCGTCAAGGAACGCGAGATGATCCACACCTACGATCATCCCCAAAAGGGCAAGTTCCGGGTTGTCGCCAACCCCATCAAGATCGACGGCCAACGACTGCCGACGACCTATGCGCCGGACTTGGGGGAGAACACCGATGAGATCCTGCGCGATATCGGCTATGCCGACGGCGATATTGCCGCACTACGCAACAAAGGCATTGTTTGA
- a CDS encoding CaiB/BaiF CoA-transferase family protein gives MKLDGLKVLDLSLFLPGPAVSLMMADHGAEVIKIENPKAPEPTRFKQFFPWVQGDWTVMFRTTQRGKKALTLNLKDAAAKEVLFKLVKEADVFIESFRPGVMKRLGIDYDTLRAINPGLVYCSMSAFGQDGPWRDRPAHDTAAVAAAGVLGLSKSPEGESGPAILGVAISDMLSSHLAFGGIMMALYRRQQTGDGDYVDISMFESVLNASPNIVGPVFAGKQAPEPLRERTHGGNAMLNIYALKDGSHMALGGGEHKFVEELFNGLGRPEFIEPVTGPAGEGHWPAIAFLREEFRKKNRAEWEAWFEGRDICWMPVMDLEEAWDTPQVWEREMRIKDPDGNDHMGIPIKFKNEPGRVNFHLPKHGENNAEILKGLGYSADEIAALKAAGAI, from the coding sequence ATGAAACTTGACGGGCTCAAAGTTCTCGACCTTTCGCTCTTTCTGCCGGGGCCGGCGGTGTCGCTGATGATGGCAGATCACGGCGCCGAGGTGATCAAGATCGAGAATCCCAAGGCGCCGGAGCCAACGCGTTTCAAACAGTTCTTCCCGTGGGTGCAGGGCGACTGGACAGTCATGTTTCGCACCACTCAGCGCGGCAAGAAAGCTCTCACACTGAACCTGAAAGACGCCGCTGCCAAAGAGGTTCTGTTCAAACTGGTGAAAGAAGCCGACGTTTTTATCGAGTCTTTCCGCCCCGGAGTCATGAAACGCCTGGGGATCGACTACGACACGCTGCGGGCGATCAATCCAGGCCTCGTCTATTGCTCGATGTCGGCATTCGGCCAAGATGGCCCCTGGCGCGATCGCCCAGCACACGACACCGCTGCGGTAGCCGCGGCAGGTGTGCTTGGTCTTTCGAAATCGCCCGAAGGCGAATCGGGCCCGGCAATCTTGGGCGTTGCTATTTCCGACATGCTCTCATCGCACCTCGCGTTCGGCGGCATCATGATGGCGCTCTATCGCCGCCAACAGACCGGTGACGGCGACTACGTCGACATCAGCATGTTCGAATCCGTACTCAATGCCTCGCCCAATATCGTCGGCCCCGTCTTCGCGGGGAAACAAGCACCCGAACCGCTGCGGGAGCGAACCCACGGCGGTAACGCGATGCTGAACATCTATGCCTTGAAAGACGGCAGCCATATGGCGTTGGGCGGTGGCGAGCACAAGTTCGTCGAGGAATTGTTCAACGGTTTGGGCCGTCCCGAATTCATCGAGCCAGTGACGGGCCCCGCAGGCGAGGGCCATTGGCCGGCGATCGCATTCCTGCGCGAGGAATTTCGCAAGAAAAATCGGGCTGAATGGGAAGCGTGGTTCGAGGGGCGCGATATCTGCTGGATGCCGGTAATGGATCTGGAAGAAGCATGGGATACGCCCCAGGTGTGGGAGCGTGAAATGCGGATCAAAGATCCCGATGGGAACGATCACATGGGCATTCCGATCAAATTCAAGAATGAACCCGGTCGCGTCAATTTTCATTTACCGAAACATGGCGAGAACAATGCCGAAATCCTCAAGGGGTTGGGCTACTCGGCGGACGAGATTGCCGCGTTGAAGGCCGCGGGCGCGATCTGA
- a CDS encoding MFS transporter, producing the protein MTGQAVVGTLGKTTLLFAAVLAPFQAASISPAIPELLAHFADHPNAAYLARLVLVMPSIGIAISAPLAGAVIDRFGRRRFLIVAIFAYALLGASGGLVDNLEVVLATRLLLGFAAGGVMTATVTLMGDYFDGPERQKFLGQRTAFVNFSAIAINISGGVLAAIDWRVPFLVFLVALVLVPLGLRSLPEPVVSAEAKAAPRMRFREWPLAFIALVYVMVFFVNVAFFFVPTQIPFFVRTLGYVDASTAGLSLAASSLGIALGSLLYHPIRSRVRQAASTFVPAAALVVLGFSLVSVADSLATVMPGLLLAGLGFGVINVNAIVWSMEGTPAVLRGRIVGGLTAAMMLGHFFSPLISQPLAQAWGLPAVYLFGVGLLGLIGTIFLINALRPRRAI; encoded by the coding sequence GTGACCGGCCAAGCGGTCGTCGGCACCCTCGGCAAGACGACACTTCTCTTTGCGGCAGTGCTGGCACCGTTCCAGGCGGCGTCGATCTCGCCGGCGATTCCGGAACTCCTTGCCCATTTCGCGGACCACCCCAATGCCGCGTATCTCGCGCGGCTGGTGCTGGTGATGCCGTCGATTGGGATTGCCATCTCGGCGCCCCTTGCCGGTGCCGTCATCGACCGATTTGGGCGCCGTAGGTTTCTGATCGTTGCAATCTTCGCCTACGCCCTTCTGGGTGCTTCAGGCGGCCTCGTCGACAACCTCGAAGTCGTGCTGGCGACGCGCCTCTTGCTCGGCTTTGCCGCGGGCGGTGTGATGACCGCGACCGTTACCTTGATGGGCGACTATTTCGACGGGCCGGAGCGCCAGAAGTTCCTCGGGCAACGCACGGCGTTCGTCAACTTCAGCGCCATTGCCATCAACATCAGCGGCGGCGTGTTGGCGGCGATCGACTGGCGCGTGCCGTTCCTAGTTTTTCTGGTCGCGCTGGTGCTGGTCCCACTAGGTCTGCGTTCGCTACCCGAACCGGTCGTCAGTGCTGAGGCCAAGGCAGCCCCACGGATGCGGTTTCGCGAATGGCCGCTGGCGTTCATCGCTCTAGTTTATGTGATGGTTTTTTTCGTCAACGTCGCGTTCTTCTTCGTGCCGACACAAATACCGTTCTTCGTTCGTACCCTTGGCTACGTTGACGCGTCGACAGCCGGCCTGTCGCTTGCGGCTTCTTCGCTGGGGATCGCACTCGGCTCGCTGCTCTATCATCCGATCCGCTCACGGGTGCGCCAGGCGGCAAGTACCTTTGTCCCAGCCGCTGCACTCGTCGTGCTCGGTTTTTCTCTTGTCTCGGTCGCCGATTCGTTGGCAACGGTGATGCCTGGGTTGTTGCTTGCCGGACTTGGCTTCGGCGTGATCAACGTCAACGCGATCGTCTGGTCGATGGAGGGGACACCCGCAGTGCTCCGCGGTCGAATCGTCGGCGGCCTAACCGCAGCGATGATGCTGGGGCACTTCTTCTCGCCGCTTATCAGCCAGCCGCTCGCTCAAGCCTGGGGCCTGCCGGCCGTTTACCTGTTCGGAGTCGGCTTGCTCGGCCTGATCGGTACGATCTTTCTGATCAACGCCCTGCGACCACGTCGCGCGATTTAG
- a CDS encoding VOC family protein, producing the protein MAKSKHPIATNRIDHVVLLVSDIERARRFYTDVLGMWEERFVESISLLQMRAGRSMVDLQLAPGRRAVKTASTMKKAREVALKGRNMHHFALNLETFNEKRIRAHLRKHKIKAGETRRLYGADGSGKAMDVLDPDGNIVELKGPITIAKDKRDAAKMRSAAKRKALAG; encoded by the coding sequence ATGGCCAAATCAAAACACCCGATTGCGACCAACCGAATCGACCATGTCGTCCTGCTCGTCTCGGATATTGAGCGCGCACGACGCTTCTATACGGACGTTCTTGGGATGTGGGAGGAGCGTTTCGTCGAGAGCATCAGTCTTCTGCAAATGCGCGCCGGGCGCAGTATGGTTGACCTCCAGCTTGCCCCAGGACGGCGCGCCGTGAAGACGGCCAGTACCATGAAGAAGGCTCGCGAAGTCGCCTTGAAGGGTCGCAACATGCATCACTTCGCCTTGAACCTAGAAACGTTCAACGAAAAGCGAATTCGGGCGCACTTGCGCAAACACAAGATCAAAGCCGGCGAGACCCGGCGCCTCTATGGCGCGGATGGCAGCGGCAAAGCAATGGATGTCCTGGACCCCGACGGCAATATCGTGGAATTGAAAGGGCCGATCACCATCGCCAAAGACAAGCGCGACGCCGCAAAAATGCGCAGCGCGGCAAAGCGCAAAGCGTTGGCTGGCTAA
- a CDS encoding acetyl-CoA hydrolase/transferase C-terminal domain-containing protein, translating to MPKSLAPNDLTSLLKPGQSVYMPDCAGESLLFAKILQENSAACAGIRFVGVWIPGVNQIDYAALHEDCRVTSFFVTPALRKSFAAGKVDFLPMHYSEITPYLQSTPLDLALIQVSPPDKNGQCSFGIAADFPPSIVGYAKTLVAHVNPNMPAPPHAPKIAYDALDYVVEEPFDLLEYDLGAENDALRAVGANVASLIRDDDTIQIGVGKIQATVLEPLTDRKNLRMHGGMVCDPLMALAASGAMARGGPRPMVQTGVAVGSRALYDFVGNDPDIAFHPATFTHDIGVLGAIDNLVAINSSIELDILGQANAEMIKGNQISAAGGLVDFLRGARRSKGGRAIVALVSTTSDGKTSRIVPALAPGTSVSVARTDIEYVITENGIADLRNKTLPERAELLIEVAAAPQFRDELRAARDEVPALRRR from the coding sequence GCCGGTATCCGCTTCGTTGGTGTCTGGATTCCGGGGGTTAACCAGATCGACTACGCCGCTCTGCACGAGGATTGCCGGGTGACATCTTTCTTCGTTACACCCGCGCTGCGCAAATCGTTCGCTGCGGGCAAAGTCGACTTCCTGCCGATGCACTATTCAGAGATCACGCCCTATTTGCAGAGTACGCCGCTGGACCTCGCCCTGATCCAGGTATCGCCGCCGGACAAGAACGGGCAGTGCAGTTTCGGAATCGCCGCCGACTTTCCGCCTTCGATCGTTGGCTACGCAAAGACCCTGGTGGCGCACGTCAATCCGAACATGCCGGCGCCACCCCATGCCCCTAAGATCGCCTACGACGCCTTGGATTACGTCGTTGAGGAGCCCTTCGACCTTCTGGAATACGACCTCGGCGCCGAGAACGATGCGCTCCGCGCGGTAGGTGCCAACGTCGCAAGCCTGATCCGCGACGACGATACGATTCAAATCGGGGTCGGCAAGATTCAAGCGACCGTCTTGGAACCGCTCACCGACCGCAAGAACCTGAGAATGCATGGCGGCATGGTGTGCGATCCGCTCATGGCGCTGGCGGCGTCGGGCGCGATGGCACGCGGCGGGCCGCGGCCCATGGTTCAAACCGGCGTCGCGGTGGGCAGTAGGGCGCTTTACGACTTTGTCGGCAACGATCCCGATATCGCGTTCCATCCGGCGACGTTCACCCACGACATCGGCGTTCTTGGTGCCATCGACAACCTGGTCGCGATCAACTCGTCGATCGAACTCGACATCCTGGGGCAGGCCAATGCGGAAATGATCAAAGGCAATCAGATCAGCGCGGCCGGCGGCCTTGTCGACTTCTTGCGCGGCGCTCGGCGTTCGAAGGGCGGCCGCGCCATTGTCGCCTTGGTATCGACCACGTCGGACGGAAAAACCTCGCGTATCGTCCCAGCACTGGCACCGGGAACCTCGGTCTCGGTCGCCCGCACCGACATCGAATACGTAATCACCGAAAACGGAATCGCCGACCTGCGCAACAAGACCCTGCCCGAACGGGCGGAATTGCTTATCGAGGTCGCGGCGGCACCGCAATTTCGTGACGAATTGCGCGCCGCCCGCGATGAAGTCCCTGCCCTAAGGAGGCGTTGA